In Sporosarcina psychrophila, a genomic segment contains:
- the addA gene encoding helicase-exonuclease AddAB subunit AddA — translation MHIPVKPEGLTFTDAQWKAIWATGKDILVSAAAGSGKTKVLITRMIEKVLDENNPIDVDELLVVTFTNASAAEMRHRMAEALEEAIAARPESVHLRRQLNLLNKAQISTLHSFCMNVVGQYAYLIDIDPGFRIADSTEAALLSDDTIGAVLEDAYSAENPEAMYRLADSFTSDRNDQSIETLIDRLYDYSRVHPVPEQWLREIPMQYEIGDQASIDDLEFIEPLKTAILHTLEEAAALTGDMRNIALMVDGPEPLAATAEADLMWINEAIRRITDGTWEEMYAFFGSLKWAKAGTIRKDSCDEELAKRAKALRDAVKKIINTLKESYFTRTPARLLDEIRLMATTMHTLIDLVIDFGRRFEQVKIDRGIVDFSDLEHYALRILSNVQDGELVPSDIAVDYKNRFSEVLVDEYQDVNMLQETIIQLVKRGGEEDGNLFMVGDVKQSIYRFRLAEPMLFLGKYNRFTATDGHQGLKIDLNANFRSRKEVLDATNFVFSQVMGARVGEIEYDDAAALKYGANYPEKAVTAGLTLLYEEEEDEQELDDATELAGQSLKSSQAEARFMIKKIQDMIASGAEVTDAFSDKKRPLEYRDIVILMRSMTWSGEIAEEFKLAEIPIYAELKRGYFDALEVMIMLNTLRVIDNPYQDIPLASVLRAPFIGMTENELAQIRLAGKSEPFFEALKRFVTTGGAGVATATQEKLLRFFNQFEDWRNLARRGSLSELIWQVYSDTHYYEMVGAMANGKQRQANLRALHDRAIDYEKTSFRGLFRFLRFVDRMRKRGDDLGAARSLTEKENVVRIMTVHSSKGLEFPFVFIAGAGRKFNKMDFNEPYLFDQHFGLAVKAIDPDNRITYTSLPFLAMKEKKELEMRAEEMRVLYVAMTRAKEHLEIIASVKDIEKSIVKWQDAQLVDPELMLPEYTRSRANGYLDWIGPAVARHPAFAKFGSIPGGQSVIDASVWQIDALPVSALFSKLGDSDEEPVKSLDVVPIEEVDEGMLLEVKRRFDATYPHLPSVTKRSKQTVSELKRLSILEQQADDDLFVSTNADVSTAYLHNRPAFMQSRALSAAEVGTAMHTIMQHIDIQKESSVTDVEKLLTDLTVRQLLTTEEAIAVDANTVAHFFKTSIAKRLMKAEKVERELPFTYAFDDNDGDYQILQGIADCLFEEQDGWVLLDYKTDRVSGRFGSDEEVDAEMQVRYGIQLNLYKKAIEEIVKIDIKEMVLYLFDGHRTINIQGE, via the coding sequence ATGCACATACCCGTGAAACCTGAGGGACTAACATTTACTGACGCCCAGTGGAAAGCAATTTGGGCGACAGGGAAAGATATTCTCGTTTCCGCTGCCGCTGGTTCGGGGAAAACGAAAGTGTTAATCACACGAATGATTGAAAAAGTACTGGATGAAAATAATCCAATCGATGTCGATGAACTGCTCGTTGTGACATTTACCAATGCCTCTGCTGCAGAGATGCGACACAGGATGGCGGAAGCGTTGGAAGAAGCGATTGCTGCAAGGCCGGAATCCGTCCACTTGCGCAGGCAGTTGAATTTATTGAACAAAGCACAGATTTCCACACTGCACTCATTTTGTATGAACGTCGTTGGACAATATGCTTATTTAATCGATATCGACCCGGGATTCCGGATTGCGGATAGTACGGAAGCGGCGCTGTTAAGTGACGATACAATTGGGGCTGTCCTTGAAGATGCTTATAGTGCGGAAAATCCGGAAGCAATGTACCGGCTAGCAGATAGTTTTACGTCTGACCGCAACGATCAGTCCATCGAAACACTGATTGACCGCTTGTATGATTATTCCCGCGTTCATCCGGTACCGGAACAATGGTTGCGCGAAATTCCCATGCAATATGAAATAGGTGACCAAGCTTCTATCGATGATCTTGAATTTATCGAACCGCTGAAAACGGCTATTCTCCATACGCTTGAAGAAGCGGCGGCGTTAACTGGCGATATGCGAAACATTGCGCTGATGGTGGACGGGCCGGAACCACTTGCTGCTACGGCTGAAGCAGATTTGATGTGGATTAATGAAGCAATTCGACGCATCACGGATGGTACATGGGAAGAAATGTACGCATTTTTTGGCTCTCTCAAATGGGCAAAGGCGGGGACAATCCGCAAAGATTCGTGTGATGAAGAACTTGCAAAACGAGCGAAAGCGCTGCGTGATGCGGTGAAGAAAATTATTAATACGTTGAAAGAATCTTATTTCACGAGAACACCAGCCCGTTTATTGGATGAAATTCGCTTGATGGCGACGACCATGCATACGCTCATTGACTTAGTGATCGACTTCGGCAGGCGTTTTGAACAAGTGAAAATTGACCGAGGGATTGTCGATTTCTCAGATTTAGAGCATTATGCGCTACGGATTTTATCGAATGTTCAAGATGGAGAACTGGTGCCTTCTGATATCGCAGTTGACTACAAAAATCGCTTTTCAGAAGTTCTTGTCGATGAATACCAGGATGTCAATATGTTGCAGGAGACGATTATCCAGCTCGTTAAGCGCGGCGGGGAAGAGGATGGCAATCTGTTCATGGTTGGCGATGTAAAACAGTCAATTTACCGCTTCCGTCTTGCTGAACCGATGCTGTTTCTTGGTAAATACAATCGATTTACGGCAACGGATGGCCATCAAGGCTTGAAAATCGATTTGAATGCCAACTTCAGAAGTCGTAAAGAAGTGCTCGATGCGACAAATTTCGTCTTTTCACAAGTGATGGGCGCGCGTGTCGGAGAAATTGAATACGATGATGCGGCGGCGTTGAAATATGGCGCTAACTATCCTGAAAAAGCCGTAACAGCTGGTTTGACGTTGCTCTATGAAGAAGAGGAAGATGAGCAGGAGCTAGACGATGCAACGGAATTAGCAGGCCAAAGCTTGAAGAGTTCGCAGGCGGAAGCACGATTTATGATAAAAAAAATCCAGGATATGATTGCATCAGGCGCTGAAGTAACTGATGCATTCAGCGATAAAAAGCGTCCACTTGAATATAGAGATATTGTTATTTTGATGCGTTCAATGACATGGTCAGGTGAAATCGCAGAGGAATTTAAACTAGCGGAAATTCCAATCTATGCTGAACTAAAACGCGGTTATTTCGATGCGTTAGAAGTGATGATTATGTTGAATACATTGCGTGTCATCGATAATCCCTATCAGGATATTCCACTTGCATCCGTCCTCCGTGCTCCGTTTATCGGCATGACGGAAAATGAATTGGCACAAATTCGTCTTGCCGGAAAAAGCGAACCGTTCTTTGAAGCGTTGAAGCGTTTCGTTACAACAGGCGGAGCAGGTGTTGCAACAGCGACACAGGAAAAACTGCTACGGTTTTTCAATCAGTTCGAGGATTGGCGTAACTTGGCACGACGCGGTTCGTTGTCCGAACTAATTTGGCAAGTCTATTCCGATACGCATTACTACGAAATGGTCGGTGCAATGGCAAATGGTAAACAGCGCCAGGCCAATCTACGAGCGCTGCATGACCGTGCAATCGATTATGAAAAAACGTCGTTCCGTGGGCTGTTCCGTTTTCTACGTTTCGTTGACCGTATGCGAAAACGGGGCGATGATCTCGGTGCCGCACGTTCGCTAACAGAAAAGGAAAACGTTGTCCGTATCATGACCGTCCATTCATCGAAAGGATTGGAGTTTCCTTTCGTTTTCATCGCAGGGGCGGGTCGGAAATTCAATAAGATGGATTTCAATGAACCGTATTTGTTCGACCAGCATTTTGGTCTGGCAGTGAAAGCGATTGATCCGGACAACCGGATTACCTATACATCCTTGCCGTTTCTTGCAATGAAGGAAAAGAAAGAACTTGAAATGCGTGCGGAAGAAATGCGTGTGTTATACGTTGCTATGACACGGGCGAAAGAACATCTTGAAATTATTGCTTCCGTAAAAGATATCGAAAAGTCGATTGTAAAATGGCAAGATGCCCAGCTAGTCGACCCTGAACTGATGTTGCCTGAGTATACGAGGTCACGTGCAAACGGTTATTTAGACTGGATTGGTCCAGCAGTCGCGAGACATCCGGCATTTGCGAAATTCGGAAGTATCCCGGGAGGTCAGTCTGTAATCGATGCCTCAGTTTGGCAGATAGATGCGCTGCCTGTTTCGGCATTATTTAGTAAGCTTGGAGATAGCGATGAGGAACCAGTGAAATCATTGGATGTCGTTCCAATTGAAGAAGTCGACGAGGGGATGTTGCTGGAAGTGAAACGCAGGTTTGACGCGACATATCCACATCTTCCATCGGTAACGAAACGGTCTAAACAGACGGTCAGTGAGTTGAAACGGCTGTCGATTCTAGAACAACAGGCGGACGATGATTTGTTTGTGTCTACGAATGCGGATGTCAGTACGGCATATCTCCATAATCGACCAGCCTTCATGCAATCACGGGCACTATCTGCAGCGGAAGTCGGGACGGCGATGCATACGATTATGCAGCATATCGATATCCAGAAAGAAAGTAGTGTCACTGATGTTGAGAAGCTCCTAACAGATTTGACGGTCCGCCAGTTACTGACTACAGAAGAAGCGATTGCAGTCGATGCCAATACGGTTGCACATTTTTTCAAAACGTCGATTGCAAAACGGCTTATGAAAGCTGAGAAAGTAGAGCGCGAATTGCCGTTTACGTACGCTTTTGATGATAACGACGGGGATTACCAAATATTGCAAGGGATCGCGGATTGTTTATTCGAAGAGCAAGATGGTTGGGTCCTGCTAGATTATAAAACTGACCGAGTCAGCGGACGCTTTGGTTCTGATGAAGAAGTCGACGCAGAAATGCAGGTCCGGTATGGCATCCAGTTGAACCTGTACAAGAAAGCGATTGAAGAAATTGTGAAAATCGACATTAAAGAGATGGTCCTTTATTTATTTGACGGACATAGGACTATAAATATTCAGGGGGAATAA
- the addB gene encoding helicase-exonuclease AddAB subunit AddB, translating to MSLRFITGRSGAGKTTFIEREMAAELERDPMGAPVIVIVPDQMSFSMEHSLSVNFGLKGIIRAQVLTFKRLAWRVLQETGGITRKEIDGFGYRMLVRSVLEDNRDQFKLFRQAANKRGFTEQIGDLLKEFSRYCLDHQTMSNLHDALASTGAPRTLLDKAEDLSLLLTKIEEKLGTTYVDSEGHLALLASQIAHSDLLKGADIYIDGFENFTTREYEIVTELMKHANRLTVVLPMEGALTGFADHELFFNPVRTSLKLRELARAESVEVEEDVHLANSPRYQNEDLKHFEAEFDHYPAKQQPSAGNVVLIEAADRRAEIHSVARTIRELMIAGKRYKDVSILYRQPEKYDELIETIFPHYDIPVFISQKKPMLHHPLIEFSRSVLEAVTTGWSYESVFRAVKTDLFFPHRETKLLWRDRADRLENYVLAHGIYGQRWFDDSRWRVKKYRGLELHSNVQTDEEIAMEQELHVIRDEIRDPLTDFEKRLKRSKTGRDVAEALFLFMENLNVYDKIIDLRAEEERAGRLLGATEHEQAWNGWINVLDQFVLMFGDKKMDAVEAARILDEGFDSLEFARIPPSLDQVTVSTVEVSSLMEIDAVFVLGVNDGVMPKRVDNEGLLSDADREWFSEIGFELAPTSKMKLMDETYMAYRAFTAPREKLYVSYPIADEEGKALIPSLYITRIAQMLPGTETKIAVTDPSELSLEANQFDYISHPRSALPYVSMKLKEAEQSGVLEREWRAVMAYYDEDPYWSSVISHIIRPMNAKNGAERLRPEITEGLYGESFVSSVSRIESYYSCPFQHYASFGLGLRERTEFTLEAPAIGDLFHAALKWVSDETMRLDKSWAELTREECWKLARAAVEDISPYFFNRILLSTNRYVYIKRKLMHIIQRTIYSLSTQAKSTVFKPVAIEAGFGPGEELPALEIPLRRGDSMKLRGRIDRVDATEIGGKNYVRVVDYKSSAKSLDLTEVYYGLSLQMMTYLDVALENADEWLGIHADPAGILYMHIHNPMIRSGSELTPALLEAEIAKSYKMRGYLLDNQEVVIGMDADIGRSSSIVPASIKTDGTFAKTSKVLSSDDLQMMRSFVRTRHQKAGDAMLAGDTRVYPYKLKNKMPCEFCSYRSVCQFDQTDPSAEHRSYAEMDPELTLDKMRKEVGDDAHTRET from the coding sequence ATGTCACTACGTTTCATAACCGGTAGATCGGGCGCTGGAAAGACGACGTTCATTGAGCGGGAGATGGCTGCTGAATTGGAACGAGATCCAATGGGAGCGCCTGTTATTGTCATTGTGCCTGACCAGATGTCGTTTTCGATGGAGCATAGCTTGTCCGTTAATTTCGGATTAAAAGGGATTATCCGTGCACAAGTATTGACGTTCAAGCGGTTGGCATGGCGTGTGCTGCAGGAAACAGGTGGCATTACGCGCAAGGAAATAGATGGTTTCGGGTACAGGATGCTTGTACGAAGCGTTTTAGAAGACAATCGGGACCAGTTCAAATTGTTCCGACAAGCGGCTAATAAACGTGGATTCACGGAACAAATTGGGGACTTGCTGAAGGAGTTTAGTCGCTATTGCCTCGACCATCAAACGATGAGCAATCTCCATGATGCACTAGCTTCAACAGGTGCACCACGCACATTGCTCGACAAAGCGGAAGACTTGTCATTATTGCTGACAAAAATTGAAGAAAAGCTGGGTACAACTTATGTCGATAGTGAAGGACACTTGGCTCTACTTGCTTCACAAATTGCCCATTCAGACCTGTTAAAAGGGGCAGATATTTATATCGACGGTTTTGAAAATTTCACGACGCGGGAATATGAAATAGTCACGGAACTGATGAAACACGCCAATCGACTGACAGTTGTGTTGCCGATGGAAGGCGCTCTCACAGGGTTTGCGGACCATGAATTATTTTTCAATCCCGTAAGGACCTCCCTCAAATTGCGTGAACTGGCACGTGCTGAATCGGTGGAAGTAGAGGAAGATGTCCATTTGGCGAATTCGCCACGTTATCAAAATGAAGACTTAAAACATTTTGAAGCGGAATTCGACCACTATCCTGCGAAGCAACAACCGTCAGCTGGCAATGTGGTCTTGATTGAAGCAGCGGACCGTCGTGCGGAAATCCACTCAGTGGCGCGTACAATCCGTGAGTTAATGATTGCAGGCAAGCGTTACAAAGACGTTTCAATTTTGTACAGGCAGCCTGAAAAATATGATGAATTGATTGAGACCATTTTTCCACATTATGATATTCCGGTGTTCATCAGCCAGAAGAAACCGATGTTGCATCATCCGCTTATCGAGTTTTCACGTTCGGTGTTAGAAGCGGTGACAACGGGTTGGTCATATGAATCGGTGTTCCGCGCAGTAAAAACAGATCTCTTTTTCCCACACCGAGAAACCAAGTTATTATGGCGTGATCGAGCAGATAGACTCGAAAACTATGTTCTTGCACATGGGATTTACGGACAGCGTTGGTTCGATGACAGCCGTTGGCGCGTGAAAAAATACCGCGGTCTTGAATTGCATTCAAATGTGCAAACCGACGAAGAAATCGCGATGGAGCAAGAACTGCATGTGATTCGTGATGAAATTCGGGATCCGCTTACTGATTTTGAAAAACGTTTGAAACGGTCCAAAACGGGACGTGATGTCGCGGAAGCGCTGTTTTTATTCATGGAAAACTTAAATGTCTATGATAAAATCATCGATCTGCGTGCGGAAGAAGAGCGTGCAGGACGATTACTTGGCGCAACGGAACATGAACAAGCTTGGAACGGCTGGATTAATGTACTAGATCAGTTCGTCCTTATGTTCGGCGATAAAAAAATGGATGCTGTAGAAGCAGCTCGGATTTTGGATGAAGGATTTGATTCACTCGAATTTGCTCGCATTCCGCCGTCGCTCGACCAAGTGACGGTGTCGACTGTCGAAGTTTCAAGCTTAATGGAAATTGACGCTGTATTTGTCCTTGGGGTGAACGATGGCGTCATGCCGAAGCGGGTTGACAATGAAGGGCTTCTGTCAGATGCCGACCGTGAATGGTTCTCGGAAATCGGCTTTGAACTAGCTCCAACGTCGAAGATGAAATTGATGGATGAAACGTATATGGCCTATCGTGCATTTACGGCACCGCGCGAAAAATTATATGTGTCGTATCCAATTGCAGACGAGGAAGGGAAAGCACTTATTCCGTCGTTGTATATTACGAGAATTGCGCAAATGCTGCCAGGAACTGAAACTAAAATAGCGGTAACGGATCCATCCGAATTGTCGCTAGAAGCCAATCAATTCGATTACATTAGCCACCCGCGTTCGGCACTTCCTTATGTATCAATGAAGTTGAAAGAGGCGGAACAGTCGGGTGTGTTGGAACGTGAATGGCGTGCAGTGATGGCGTATTACGACGAGGATCCGTATTGGTCGTCTGTCATCAGTCATATCATTCGCCCGATGAACGCGAAGAATGGGGCGGAACGACTGCGTCCAGAGATAACGGAAGGGTTGTACGGGGAGTCATTTGTTTCCAGTGTGTCACGCATTGAATCCTATTACAGCTGTCCGTTCCAGCATTACGCCTCGTTTGGACTTGGTTTGCGCGAACGGACAGAATTTACGCTGGAAGCACCGGCTATCGGGGATTTATTTCACGCGGCTTTAAAATGGGTGTCCGATGAAACAATGCGCCTCGATAAGTCGTGGGCAGAGCTGACGCGCGAAGAATGTTGGAAGCTTGCGAGAGCAGCGGTGGAAGATATTTCTCCTTACTTCTTTAATCGAATACTATTATCAACGAATCGTTATGTTTATATTAAACGTAAGCTCATGCATATTATTCAGCGAACAATTTATTCCCTTAGTACGCAGGCCAAATCGACGGTATTCAAACCGGTTGCCATTGAGGCAGGATTTGGACCCGGCGAAGAACTGCCAGCGCTTGAAATTCCATTGCGCCGTGGTGATTCGATGAAACTGCGTGGCCGAATTGACCGTGTCGATGCGACCGAAATTGGCGGTAAAAACTATGTCCGTGTTGTCGATTACAAATCATCTGCCAAAAGCCTTGATTTAACAGAAGTCTATTACGGCTTGTCCTTGCAAATGATGACCTATCTTGACGTAGCGCTAGAAAATGCAGACGAATGGCTCGGAATACATGCGGATCCAGCGGGCATTTTGTATATGCATATTCATAACCCGATGATCCGCTCCGGTTCCGAATTAACACCTGCACTCCTTGAAGCGGAAATCGCGAAATCCTATAAGATGAGAGGCTATTTGCTCGATAATCAGGAAGTTGTCATCGGCATGGATGCTGATATTGGCAGATCCTCTTCAATCGTGCCAGCCTCGATTAAAACGGATGGAACTTTTGCGAAAACGTCAAAAGTATTGTCATCCGATGATTTGCAGATGATGCGGTCGTTTGTCAGAACGCGCCATCAAAAAGCCGGAGATGCCATGCTTGCGGGCGATACCCGCGTCTATCCCTATAAATTAAAAAATAAAATGCCATGCGAGTTTTGTTCGTATCGATCCGTTTGTCAGTTCGATCAAACAGATCCGTCAGCAGAGCATCGGTCTTATGCCGAAATGGACCCAGAATTAACTCTCGATAAAATGCGTAAGGAGGTGGGGGATGATGCACATACCCGTGAAACCTGA
- a CDS encoding diguanylate cyclase, which produces MDEQLNYAPCGYLSLADDGTILTINETLLQLLGGDLVDVQGRHVNLILTVPSRLFYQLYFFPMIRLHKKVDEMYLTLKSKSDQEIPVLINALRKNRSGMQVNEIIITQMHRRTEYELQLLEAKKASEEAVRIKSETIAELNQLQKDLKSKQTELQELNAQLQILAETDELTGLKNRRSYQEDLATNIAASAITAQPLSLVLLDIDHFKKVNDTYGHLMGDRVLQKLAQRLKTACEEGNIAARYGGEEFALILPRMDEHGALTFAEGIRSYIESTSLGEIPITISIGIATMKKGDTETTLQSKADQALYSSKESGRNQVTHALQL; this is translated from the coding sequence ATGGATGAACAATTGAACTATGCACCGTGCGGCTATCTCTCACTTGCCGATGACGGAACAATATTGACGATCAATGAAACCTTACTTCAATTACTAGGGGGTGACCTTGTCGACGTACAGGGAAGGCATGTCAACTTAATCTTGACAGTCCCTAGCCGGCTCTTTTACCAACTTTATTTTTTTCCGATGATCAGATTACATAAAAAGGTGGATGAAATGTATCTCACCCTCAAGTCGAAAAGCGATCAAGAGATTCCTGTGCTCATCAATGCTTTGCGCAAGAATCGAAGCGGGATGCAGGTAAATGAAATTATTATTACTCAAATGCATCGTCGCACCGAGTATGAGCTCCAACTACTTGAAGCTAAAAAAGCTTCTGAAGAGGCCGTTAGGATAAAAAGTGAGACCATTGCTGAGCTTAATCAGCTACAAAAGGATTTGAAAAGTAAGCAAACAGAACTTCAAGAACTGAACGCCCAGCTGCAGATTTTAGCCGAGACAGATGAATTAACCGGTCTTAAAAATCGGCGTAGTTATCAAGAAGATTTGGCTACGAACATCGCCGCAAGTGCAATAACAGCACAACCACTGTCACTAGTGCTACTTGATATTGATCATTTTAAGAAGGTTAATGATACGTACGGACATTTGATGGGTGACAGGGTCCTGCAGAAGTTGGCACAACGTTTGAAGACTGCATGCGAAGAAGGCAATATCGCTGCCCGTTATGGAGGGGAAGAATTTGCATTGATTCTTCCGCGCATGGACGAACATGGTGCGCTAACTTTTGCAGAAGGGATTCGATCATATATCGAAAGTACTTCTTTGGGAGAAATCCCAATTACAATTAGTATCGGCATAGCAACTATGAAAAAAGGAGACACTGAAACCACTCTCCAATCCAAAGCGGATCAAGCACTTTATTCATCCAAAGAAAGCGGTCGCAATCAGGTCACACATGCACTTCAGTTGTAA
- a CDS encoding alpha/beta fold hydrolase: MEENILKRNNVNVTGGGTKTIIFVPGFGCDQNIWRFVAPFFEKEYRVVLFDHVGSGKSDTNAYSTSKYSDLHGYSRDVLDICATLNFENVVLVGHSVGRMIGMLASIQKPEYFERLIMIGPSPCYLNDPPDYMGGFEKVDLEGLLDMMDMNYIGWANNFSQVIMGNPERPELFKELEESFCSTDPIIASQFAKTTFFSDNREDLKKVVVPSLIMMCSEDTIAPIEVGDYIHRHLSGSTLRLMQATGHCPHMSHPEETIRLICEYLSASR; this comes from the coding sequence ATGGAAGAAAATATTCTCAAGCGTAACAATGTGAATGTTACTGGTGGAGGTACAAAGACAATCATTTTTGTTCCAGGATTCGGATGTGACCAAAATATTTGGAGGTTTGTGGCACCTTTCTTTGAAAAGGAATATCGGGTTGTCCTTTTTGATCACGTAGGATCGGGGAAGTCAGATACGAATGCTTACAGTACTAGTAAATATAGCGATCTTCATGGTTATTCACGAGATGTTCTTGACATTTGTGCAACATTAAATTTTGAAAATGTAGTTTTAGTAGGACATTCAGTTGGCCGTATGATTGGCATGTTGGCATCTATTCAAAAACCCGAGTATTTTGAGCGTCTAATCATGATTGGCCCCTCGCCTTGTTATTTGAATGATCCTCCTGATTACATGGGGGGATTCGAGAAGGTGGATCTTGAGGGATTACTTGACATGATGGATATGAATTATATTGGATGGGCAAACAATTTTTCGCAAGTTATTATGGGAAACCCTGAACGTCCGGAGCTGTTTAAAGAATTGGAAGAAAGCTTTTGTTCAACGGACCCAATTATCGCTAGCCAGTTTGCAAAGACCACCTTCTTCTCTGATAACCGGGAAGATTTGAAGAAAGTGGTGGTTCCATCCTTAATTATGATGTGTTCAGAAGATACAATTGCTCCAATTGAAGTCGGTGACTATATTCACCGCCATCTGTCAGGAAGTACATTGAGACTAATGCAGGCAACGGGGCATTGTCCTCACATGAGCCATCCGGAAGAAACGATTCGCCTGATTTGCGAGTATTTATCAGCTAGCAGATGA
- a CDS encoding TVP38/TMEM64 family protein has protein sequence MNEWMNPDKIIELAQHYKSLGPFLGLLLPFIESFLPFLPLFAFVLANAGAYGLWYGFLLSWAGTVVGSYAVFLIIRKYGRNRLLNFLTKSARIQKLIKWVERNGFGPLFLFLCFPFTPSALVNLVAGLSDMKKKNYLITLMAGKFVMIFMISYIGYDIKALFTNPIRTAIVVVVIFLLWLVGKYFERRLNSKVEADFRASAASRNDK, from the coding sequence ATGAATGAGTGGATGAATCCTGATAAAATAATCGAATTAGCACAACACTATAAATCACTTGGGCCGTTTCTTGGGCTATTACTGCCATTTATCGAGTCATTTCTACCGTTTCTTCCGCTCTTTGCATTTGTTCTGGCGAATGCAGGCGCTTACGGTCTTTGGTATGGATTCCTTCTGTCATGGGCGGGAACTGTTGTGGGTTCTTATGCTGTATTTTTGATCATCCGAAAATATGGACGCAATCGGTTACTTAATTTCTTGACTAAAAGCGCACGTATTCAAAAATTAATCAAGTGGGTGGAGAGAAACGGTTTCGGACCCTTATTTTTATTCCTGTGTTTCCCGTTTACACCGTCCGCACTCGTCAATCTTGTTGCAGGCCTATCTGATATGAAGAAAAAGAATTATTTAATCACGCTTATGGCTGGAAAGTTTGTCATGATTTTCATGATTAGTTATATCGGCTATGACATAAAAGCGTTATTCACGAATCCAATTCGAACTGCGATTGTCGTAGTCGTCATCTTTTTACTATGGCTCGTGGGCAAATATTTTGAGCGCAGGCTGAATTCAAAAGTGGAGGCCGATTTCCGTGCATCTGCCGCTTCGCGTAATGACAAGTAA
- a CDS encoding AzlC family ABC transporter permease: MKNNQFSAGLKAGTSIAIGYFPVALTFGLLAKTAGLSIIEATAMSIFVYAGAAQYMSLSLITLGIDPLLIVMNTFVVNIRHFLMTASLNEKMQPARKWVKAIYAFGITDESFTVLATGKKGKIPTAFAFGVSLIAYGSWVIFTVIGHIIGANLPQFLQAAMSIALYAMFIGLLVPSMKGNRKVVMLAALAAAIHCVLYVTEALSTGWSILVATLASSILVEIVYSRRGKTTETMFKREEEV, translated from the coding sequence ATGAAGAATAACCAATTCTCAGCTGGTCTAAAAGCAGGGACGAGCATTGCAATCGGATATTTCCCCGTGGCGCTCACATTTGGACTGCTCGCAAAAACTGCCGGCTTGTCTATTATAGAAGCTACGGCGATGAGTATATTCGTTTACGCCGGTGCCGCACAATACATGTCGCTCAGCCTAATTACATTAGGTATCGACCCGCTGTTGATTGTCATGAATACATTCGTCGTCAATATTCGACACTTTCTTATGACGGCTTCGCTCAATGAAAAGATGCAGCCCGCTCGAAAATGGGTCAAAGCGATCTATGCGTTCGGCATTACAGACGAATCATTTACAGTACTCGCAACAGGGAAGAAAGGAAAGATTCCGACCGCATTCGCATTTGGCGTATCGTTAATTGCGTATGGCAGTTGGGTCATCTTCACCGTTATCGGTCACATTATCGGCGCAAATCTTCCACAGTTTTTACAAGCCGCAATGTCGATTGCCCTCTATGCAATGTTCATCGGATTACTTGTTCCTTCGATGAAGGGCAACCGCAAAGTCGTCATGCTCGCTGCACTTGCTGCCGCCATCCATTGTGTCCTGTACGTAACAGAGGCCTTGTCGACAGGCTGGTCCATTCTTGTTGCAACACTTGCATCTTCTATTCTAGTAGAGATTGTTTATTCACGGCGTGGGAAAACGACTGAAACGATGTTCAAACGAGAGGAGGAAGTTTAA
- a CDS encoding AzlD domain-containing protein: MGPSYWWMLLGMALVTYIPRMIPLTVLDGKELPPVVSGVLRNIPYAVLGALIFPAILFVQEGNILFGVLGAGAAFLIAIFGGGVMSVVLGTIAVLAVYSLFM, translated from the coding sequence ATGGGGCCTAGTTATTGGTGGATGCTTCTTGGTATGGCACTTGTGACGTACATTCCGCGTATGATTCCGCTGACTGTTTTAGACGGTAAAGAGCTGCCGCCGGTTGTGTCAGGTGTCTTGCGCAACATTCCCTATGCCGTCCTAGGTGCGCTCATCTTTCCAGCAATTTTATTTGTACAGGAAGGGAATATATTGTTTGGGGTGCTTGGAGCCGGTGCCGCGTTTTTAATCGCCATTTTTGGCGGCGGGGTGATGTCTGTTGTTCTTGGCACGATTGCTGTGCTGGCTGTTTATAGTTTGTTTATGTGA
- a CDS encoding CsbA family protein — MDSFDTKLLLALLLPGLLVILFTRVTFHHVVGLILTVALIAASVYAGYTHNWLLYGADALSLTVGFWYATRMMKIARQHEQED; from the coding sequence ATGGATTCATTCGATACTAAACTGTTACTTGCCTTGCTTTTGCCGGGATTACTTGTTATTTTATTCACCCGTGTGACATTTCACCACGTCGTCGGCCTTATTTTAACGGTTGCATTGATTGCAGCTTCGGTATACGCGGGTTATACGCATAACTGGCTTCTTTACGGGGCGGATGCGCTATCGCTCACGGTCGGATTTTGGTATGCGACACGTATGATGAAGATTGCAAGGCAGCATGAACAAGAGGATTGA